Within the Medicago truncatula cultivar Jemalong A17 chromosome 4, MtrunA17r5.0-ANR, whole genome shotgun sequence genome, the region ataaaaattaaaaaaaaaattaaatttttcttcgACGACACTTTTGATGAgtaaaattttgttattataattgtaaatgatagaaaataagttttttttttatataaaaaaaaagtcatttaacTATTAGTATAGGTGTATCGATATCTTCAAATTTTCGAGTGTACCTTAAAAATTgccttttaatttatttcttagTTGTTAATTCACTTTGACTCCaaatattttgagtttttaattgaagaattattttaaataattcagATGATGGAGAAACCCTTTCTAGACGAAAGCATGGCACATACTATTCAAAACTCACACACACGAAGTCGGAATTCGAACCCTGTCATAGCTTCGGCCTAGCAATTTTGTCAGTTATGCTGgaacttaaattaaaattctttaaCTAACAAATTTGTTCGGTAtcttttaactttaaaattaattaatttgatccTTAACCTTAAAACTGACCAATTTGTTCTCTTAAATTATGCAATTTCATGCAATTATTAAGCTATGAAAATAAACTATCATATTGGTCTATTCAAAGATTGAGTTGCATTGTCCTCGTGtgcttagcttagttggtacggacaatgcataatatatgcaaggtcgggGGTTCAAATTCCGACCaccaccaaacaaaaaaaaaaagattgagtTGCATTAACGTTAAAGGATCAATGGCGTCGTTCTGCATTCACCAGGGCTGCAATGGCATCGTCTGTAGGTCTCTACATCCGCCATAAGGATTACAAGCTTGCGCACCAATCCCTTACTCAACATGTATACCATGTTTAAATGCCACAGACAGccttatattttcctttttttcattcatagtaattatttattttggaaattttttcattaataattttttcattcataGTAATAATAGTGATTGCATCAATTATGCTGAAATTTGCGTTCACATTAAATGTCTGCACAATTGTTTCCTAGTTTATAAACAAACAATTATTGCTCCTATATAATTCCTTGTAttccttcactttttttttttgttcattttgtttcttttctcttaatttaccaaaatgaaattcttgATGTGCATGTGTCATAGATCGAACAAAGGTTGTTTTTTGTATTGATGGGCTTGTTTGATCTTCATCATGCAAATTGttaatgcttctttttttttttttttttgcaaattgtcTCCtgatttattttgcattttcttaATGGTTTAGGGTTATTGTTTAATGTTTAGGGTTTGTTATTATTCCTGTTGTATCAATGGTTGTTTTTTTAGAGGGGGGTTTGTTCTTCATGATGAACTGTTGAATGCTTCTGTTTCTTTTTTGGCATCTGTAAATGTTTTATATtccaatatttttatgatttaggGTTTAGAGTTTGTGACTGATGTTTTAGAtggaaataaattttattgctCAGAGAAACGTTTCCATGTAGTAGATTTTCTCACCCTGATGAGTTTTGAGTATTGATGGAATATTTTAAGCTCAGATCtaattgtttatatttatttttctatatctgtttttttcttcttcttctttttgctGCTTTCATGATTGGCATGGTTCGATCAATAAATCATAGCGGGGCTGTAATTTTGCGCTTTTATCGGTTTTCAGTGCATGTGCAATTTAGTTTGATATCTATCCCTCATgcgttgtttgttttttatggttttttttttctttgtgttgtatgtgtttttttttttgtagatgatGAAAGTGAAGATGATTCTAAACATGATCAACTTTTCCTGGGCGTGAAGAAGACTGAAATCAAGGATCCTGGCCATAGAGAGAAGCACGGTAATATCAGTTcggctgtttttttttattttattttattttattttattttatatcaatgGATTAATATTTTCCTGTAAAATCTTTACcctttaagaaaataaatgaaattctAATTAATGTGGGTGTGTCTTAGAATGGCTATATCAATAAATCAAAAGTTGATAAAAGTACAAAATGACAagcctcacttttttttttataaaaaaaaaaataaaaaaaatagagtttgtTATTTTGCGGTTTTATAAACATTTGAATTctgattattttcatttttttattttcgtctCCTTTATTTGTTTGATACATGTGtcattttgtttgatttctaTTCCTCATGTGTTCTTTGTTTTGCATGGATTGTTTTTTGTAGATAAGGTCAAAGTTGATTTGAATGTGAGTGAGAAAAGGGAAGATGATTCTAAACACTATCAACATTCCTTGGGCATgaagaatttgaatttaaaagatGAGGTTTCAGCAAATGGAAAAGTTGCAAAGACATTTACTTTAGATGAGCTTGCAGCTGCAACAGGGAATTTTAGGGCGGGTTACTTTGTTGGTGAAGGAGGGTTTGGCAAGGTTTATAAGGGTTACATCGAGAAAATTAATCAGGTTCGTTAAAAAATATTCtcttaaaagaaatgaaatcatAGAACTTTTGCAATGCCTTACACATTCATGTTGTTTGCCAAGTGGTTTTCATGTTAATTTGAAGCATTTTACTGTTGGTGTAGGTTGTTGCAATAAAGCAACTTGACCCTACTGGACTTCAAGGAACCAGAGAATTTGTTGTTGAAGTGTTAACACTTGGTTTGGCAGAACACCCAAATCTTGTCAAGTTATTAGGATTTTGTGCTGAGGGAGAGCAGAGGCTTTTGGTTTACGAGTACATGCCTTTGGGATCTTTGGAGAATCATTTGCATGGTATGCTATACTGTTACCCTAAATTCTCATTTTTCTTAGTATAATGTAGAGTGCATGTTTTGATTGACGGTGAATTTAGTGAAACCAATGTAGCGGTGAATTTAGTGAAACCAATGTAGCACTGTGATTTTGTTAACACTCCAAAATGTAACTTTTGCTAATTTCATAATGTCATACCGTGATTCTGCCAATTAATCTCAgggtcaatccaaacatgcagaGAATAAATTGGCATAAgtattctttgtttttgttgcttatgtttttcatcttcttcgttCTATTAGATCTTTCTCCCGGGGAAAAACCACTGGATTGGAATACGAGAATGAAAATAGCTGCTGGTGCAGCTAAAGGTTTGGAGTATTTGCATGATAAAATGAAGCCTCCGGTCATATATCGTGACCTCAAATGCTCCAACATTTTGTTAGGCGATGATTATCATCCCAAGTTATCTGATTTCGGCTTGGCCAAAGTAGGTCCAACGGGTGATAAGACCCATGTCTCAACAAGAGTAATGGGAACATTTGGGTACTGTGCTCCAGATTATGCAATGACAGGTCAATTGACATTCAAGTCGGACATTTATAGCTTTGGAGTGGCTCTTTTGGAACTCATCACAGGCAGAAAGGCCTTTGACCATAGAAGACCTGTTAAAGAACAAAAAGTAGTCGAATGGGTATGTCAATTATCTTTTACCAAACTCTAGTTGGAAATCATATATGTTGTTTATACCTAAGCCTTGCATGTTGTATAAAATATTGAAGTTGTTAAGCTAGAATATAAGTGGTTATCCATTAAGCTTCCCATATATCCTATTTAGCACTGAACAAATGTTTCATTGAATAGTTTGATGATGATAAAGGTTGCTGATACATTGTCACATTGCtatgtgtttgagaaagttttttctttttatgct harbors:
- the LOC11441081 gene encoding probable serine/threonine-protein kinase PBL7, with amino-acid sequence MASFCIHQGCNGIVYDESEDDSKHDQLFLGVKKTEIKDPGHREKHDKVKVDLNVSEKREDDSKHYQHSLGMKNLNLKDEVSANGKVAKTFTLDELAAATGNFRAGYFVGEGGFGKVYKGYIEKINQVVAIKQLDPTGLQGTREFVVEVLTLGLAEHPNLVKLLGFCAEGEQRLLVYEYMPLGSLENHLHDLSPGEKPLDWNTRMKIAAGAAKGLEYLHDKMKPPVIYRDLKCSNILLGDDYHPKLSDFGLAKVGPTGDKTHVSTRVMGTFGYCAPDYAMTGQLTFKSDIYSFGVALLELITGRKAFDHRRPVKEQKVVEWAIRSFKKQKRFSKMVDPLLEGQYPERGLYQAFEIASRCVQEQPNMRPVIADVVTALDYIVSQNYDPQVHPIQSSR